A genomic stretch from Sulfobacillus thermosulfidooxidans includes:
- a CDS encoding MurR/RpiR family transcriptional regulator — protein sequence MAISGVLDRLSSTLPTLANSEARIARWILENPQQLVDLTVKDLARITGSSQAAVIRLCKSIQVSGYQSLKVAVVADITREERPPTSRFMEIDPSTPLSRSIQSLKRNTIMAINRTLNDMRENDIDTIVQRLKKARWIVSYGIGASAIVVKDFQQKLWRLGFPVFFAEDFHVMATIVGQLTADDIFLAVSYSGETSEVLELVQLARRRQAFIAALTRFDRKNPLSRLADLPIYVYAYEASPRIGASSSLIASLTAMSALLFALANTLAEEAESKLVDTLEAVRPHRVSPPETAEDTDA from the coding sequence GTGGCTATTTCTGGCGTTTTGGACCGCCTCAGCAGTACACTGCCCACGCTGGCCAATTCTGAAGCACGGATTGCTCGCTGGATTCTTGAAAACCCTCAACAACTCGTCGATCTTACCGTTAAGGATTTGGCCCGCATCACGGGGAGTAGTCAAGCAGCCGTTATCCGGTTGTGCAAATCCATTCAGGTCTCGGGTTACCAAAGTTTGAAAGTTGCAGTGGTTGCCGACATAACGCGTGAAGAGCGTCCTCCCACATCCCGGTTTATGGAAATTGATCCGTCCACGCCGTTGTCTCGTTCCATCCAATCATTAAAACGCAACACCATCATGGCCATTAATCGCACTCTCAATGACATGCGTGAAAATGATATCGACACCATCGTGCAACGACTTAAAAAAGCCCGGTGGATCGTCTCTTATGGAATTGGAGCCTCAGCAATTGTGGTGAAAGATTTCCAGCAAAAATTATGGCGCCTCGGTTTCCCAGTTTTTTTTGCCGAAGACTTTCATGTCATGGCCACTATCGTTGGTCAACTCACTGCTGATGACATATTTTTAGCTGTATCCTATTCGGGAGAAACGTCTGAAGTGCTAGAACTTGTTCAATTAGCCCGAAGACGCCAAGCTTTTATTGCTGCACTGACCCGTTTTGATCGTAAAAATCCTCTGTCACGACTGGCTGATTTACCGATTTATGTTTATGCCTACGAGGCATCTCCCCGAATCGGTGCCAGTTCTTCCCTCATTGCTTCCTTAACCGCCATGAGCGCTTTATTATTCGCTTTGGCCAATACTTTAGCAGAAGAAGCCGAAAGCAAACTCGTTGACACCTTAGAAGCCGTCCGTCCTCACCGCGTTTCTCCTCCCGAGACGGCAGAAGATACCGATGCGTAA
- a CDS encoding IS110 family transposase — protein MEIVVGWDWADDHHDVVVQDRPGHTLWVGQVNQTRDALEALEAQLVAWAQHVRTDVHVVIETSQGLVVDWLSTTGFWVYPVNPKVSDARRKPSGAKTDRLDAAILARLGWYERDQLRPLRPTDEDWVELRQLTRIDEDLTQQMTRLSNQLTAALKSYYPQVLAAFAEINRPVALAFLAAWPDPVEARNIALSDLITWLRQHRYARAAQEAPRIWSALQQRALEASPGKRRAQMWAVRAWVAQLQALQTEQRALRKHLEKLFLANPDADLWTSVPGVGVTLGARLLAGFGPDRDRFERAEAAQALAGTSPVLYQSGKLKRVHMRRACDKHFRATVHQFAFSSLSHCPWARQYYEQYRSRGHGHHAALRALGNVWLRIVFRMWKTGQHYDESRFLADRAQHAS, from the coding sequence ATGGAAATCGTCGTCGGGTGGGATTGGGCCGATGACCATCATGATGTGGTGGTCCAAGATCGGCCTGGACATACGCTGTGGGTCGGCCAGGTGAATCAAACACGCGACGCGTTGGAAGCCCTGGAAGCCCAGTTGGTGGCATGGGCCCAGCACGTCCGGACGGACGTGCATGTGGTCATTGAGACGTCTCAAGGACTGGTGGTCGATTGGTTGAGTACCACAGGGTTTTGGGTGTATCCTGTCAACCCGAAAGTCTCTGATGCGCGTCGCAAACCGTCGGGAGCGAAAACCGATCGCTTGGATGCAGCGATTTTGGCCCGCTTGGGCTGGTATGAGCGGGATCAATTGCGGCCCCTGCGACCTACGGATGAAGACTGGGTCGAACTGCGTCAATTGACGCGGATTGATGAGGACTTGACTCAGCAAATGACGCGCTTGAGCAATCAACTGACGGCCGCGCTGAAGAGCTATTACCCGCAGGTGCTGGCCGCTTTCGCGGAGATCAATCGTCCTGTCGCCTTGGCCTTTTTGGCCGCTTGGCCCGATCCCGTCGAGGCCCGCAACATCGCGCTGAGTGATCTGATCACCTGGCTGCGGCAACACCGATACGCGCGGGCCGCGCAAGAAGCGCCGCGCATCTGGAGTGCATTGCAGCAGCGAGCCTTGGAGGCTTCTCCCGGCAAGCGCCGAGCCCAAATGTGGGCGGTGCGGGCATGGGTGGCTCAGTTGCAAGCCTTGCAGACCGAGCAACGGGCTTTGCGCAAGCACCTCGAAAAGCTTTTTTTGGCGAACCCGGATGCTGACCTCTGGACGAGTGTGCCCGGCGTGGGCGTGACCTTGGGCGCTCGCCTCCTGGCCGGGTTCGGTCCCGATCGGGACCGGTTTGAGCGGGCAGAGGCGGCTCAAGCCTTGGCCGGCACGAGTCCGGTGCTTTACCAAAGCGGCAAGCTGAAACGGGTGCATATGCGGCGTGCGTGTGACAAGCATTTTCGCGCCACGGTCCATCAATTCGCCTTCTCCTCCCTCTCGCATTGTCCCTGGGCTCGCCAGTATTACGAGCAATATCGCTCCCGGGGTCATGGCCATCATGCCGCCTTGCGCGCCTTAGGCAATGTCTGGCTTCGCATTGTCTTCCGTATGTGGAAGACGGGCCAACACTATGATGAATCCCGATTTTTGGCCGACCGCGCGCAGCATGCCTCCTAG
- a CDS encoding GNAT family N-acetyltransferase yields the protein MFIRSYRPGDEVLLVDVWNRTLPQDGITLERFTQKVLLDPNFRPQGLWVAEHEGDLVGWILAVIEYRDTSTSQSASGAEEQGWITTFGIAPEYQKLGIAHQLLKHAEQYFLAHHRYQVIFSTYTPHYFLPGLDANRYPRAYDWLSKQGFTVLYSPVAMDKNLVEYSVPKDVHLQQQELERQGFVIGPLKSSQIWPLLLFLHQEFDRDWERAVRTALLGSLPLSQIWVIAREDHIVGFAMYGGYDDISERFGPFGVAKALRGNHLGKVLLYRTLEAMQRQGLHSAWFLWTGEEEPAGQLYLQAGFTVTRRFQVMVKTLVHEH from the coding sequence ATGTTCATTCGTTCTTATCGTCCCGGAGATGAAGTCCTTTTGGTTGATGTCTGGAATAGGACTTTACCGCAAGATGGTATAACCCTAGAGCGATTTACTCAAAAAGTCTTGCTTGATCCCAATTTTCGTCCGCAAGGGCTGTGGGTTGCAGAGCATGAAGGTGACCTTGTGGGTTGGATCTTAGCTGTGATTGAGTATCGGGACACCTCAACGAGTCAATCAGCTTCTGGAGCAGAGGAACAAGGATGGATCACCACCTTTGGGATCGCACCTGAATATCAAAAATTAGGGATTGCGCATCAATTATTAAAGCACGCCGAACAATATTTTTTGGCGCATCACCGCTACCAGGTGATTTTTTCGACCTATACCCCGCATTATTTCCTTCCTGGCCTGGATGCGAATCGGTATCCCCGGGCTTATGACTGGTTGTCGAAGCAAGGCTTTACAGTGCTCTATTCTCCAGTAGCCATGGACAAAAATCTTGTGGAATATTCGGTGCCTAAAGACGTTCATCTCCAACAACAAGAATTAGAGCGACAAGGGTTTGTCATTGGACCCCTTAAATCCTCTCAGATTTGGCCCTTGTTATTGTTTTTACACCAAGAATTTGACCGAGACTGGGAAAGAGCGGTGAGGACGGCACTTTTAGGATCATTACCCTTATCGCAAATTTGGGTTATAGCCCGCGAAGACCATATTGTGGGATTTGCCATGTATGGCGGATATGATGATATTTCCGAACGGTTTGGCCCGTTTGGCGTGGCGAAAGCCTTGCGAGGCAATCATCTTGGGAAAGTGTTGTTGTACCGTACTTTAGAAGCTATGCAGCGTCAAGGTCTACATTCCGCATGGTTTCTATGGACCGGAGAGGAAGAGCCAGCGGGACAGCTTTATCTACAGGCCGGTTTTACTGTGACAAGACGTTTTCAGGTGATGGTGAAAACTCTCGTCCATGAACACTGA
- a CDS encoding carbohydrate ABC transporter permease — MILLSFKSLGGIVGHPLRWPSHWYVSNYEEAWQEGNLLDYLLNTTFVAMISVTVISFLSSMAAYAIARFHFRGNQFIYLMFLAGLALPIQMIAIPLFILMRQLDLLDHLASVTIVYIASGLSFSVFLLVNFIRNIPRELEEAALVDGASYWQIYWHVVLPLIRPSLSTVAILNFIAAWNNFFFPLILLTNPSRMTVAVGVMFFVGQYATQWNLLLPALVIVTLPTMLAFIVVSRQFIRNIMGGAIKL; from the coding sequence ATGATTTTATTATCTTTCAAAAGCCTTGGTGGTATTGTAGGTCATCCACTCAGGTGGCCTAGTCATTGGTATGTATCCAATTATGAAGAAGCATGGCAAGAAGGAAATTTGCTGGATTATCTACTAAACACTACATTTGTGGCCATGATTTCGGTTACTGTGATTTCATTTCTGTCATCTATGGCAGCTTATGCGATTGCACGTTTTCATTTCCGCGGGAACCAATTCATCTATTTGATGTTTTTGGCTGGATTAGCGCTCCCTATTCAAATGATTGCCATACCATTATTTATTCTGATGCGACAATTGGATTTGCTTGACCATTTGGCTTCAGTTACCATCGTGTATATTGCTAGCGGACTATCTTTTAGTGTGTTTTTGTTAGTCAATTTTATTCGTAATATCCCGCGAGAATTGGAAGAGGCAGCTTTGGTGGATGGTGCCAGCTATTGGCAAATCTATTGGCATGTTGTCTTGCCCCTCATTCGTCCCTCATTATCTACAGTAGCTATTTTAAATTTCATAGCGGCATGGAACAACTTTTTCTTTCCTCTCATCTTGTTAACCAACCCGTCACGCATGACGGTAGCTGTTGGTGTGATGTTTTTTGTGGGGCAGTATGCCACACAATGGAATTTGCTCCTTCCAGCCTTGGTTATCGTGACGTTGCCTACGATGTTGGCATTTATTGTTGTGTCACGACAGTTTATTCGAAACATAATGGGTGGAGCAATTAAGTTGTAA
- a CDS encoding serine hydrolase domain-containing protein yields the protein MSITERFYEVKHLLNHSIEHQQVPGVVAWLGRYDNVLFRYHYGYAQIYGVKREMTPETVFDLASLTKVVATLPAVLLLVQTGQLSLEAFLSRYFSAFQDGMKSKVRVIHLLTHTAGLISHRPFYEEAQGFQEIVNRVASEPLRYEPGTRVVYSDLGFMLLGALVEKISGQSLSDFCTQQIFEPLGMHQTRFQPAGEKIDFAATEVVDSHPLVGIVHDENARAMGGIAGHAGLFSTAQDLSRYLAMWVGREGPLKEIVKDRALDSYTTELGGVRGLGWVLRRDSYDIAGDLWPETTVSHSGFTGTSLVFDRASGYWAILLTNRVHFGRQTEINDFRRRFHNVAAACLFG from the coding sequence GTGAGCATTACGGAGAGATTTTATGAGGTCAAACACCTTCTCAATCACAGCATTGAACACCAACAGGTTCCTGGTGTGGTGGCCTGGCTGGGGCGATATGACAACGTACTGTTTCGTTATCACTATGGCTATGCCCAGATTTATGGCGTAAAGCGAGAAATGACGCCTGAGACCGTTTTTGATCTGGCGTCATTGACCAAAGTCGTAGCGACCTTACCCGCGGTTTTATTGCTCGTGCAAACCGGTCAATTGTCCTTAGAAGCATTTTTATCTCGATATTTTTCCGCTTTTCAAGACGGCATGAAATCCAAAGTGCGCGTTATCCACTTGTTAACGCATACCGCCGGCTTGATCTCCCATAGGCCGTTTTACGAGGAAGCTCAGGGCTTTCAAGAAATTGTGAATCGGGTTGCGAGCGAGCCTTTGCGTTATGAACCTGGCACTCGCGTTGTTTACAGTGATTTAGGCTTTATGCTGTTAGGAGCTTTAGTCGAAAAGATCAGTGGACAGTCGTTATCAGATTTTTGTACCCAGCAAATCTTTGAACCTTTGGGAATGCACCAGACGCGCTTTCAGCCTGCTGGGGAAAAAATAGATTTTGCTGCGACGGAAGTGGTGGACAGCCACCCTTTGGTAGGAATTGTGCACGATGAAAATGCTCGGGCGATGGGAGGGATTGCGGGTCACGCGGGGTTATTTTCTACGGCTCAGGATTTAAGCCGATATCTTGCCATGTGGGTCGGTCGAGAAGGTCCTCTTAAGGAGATTGTCAAAGACCGTGCGCTGGATTCGTATACCACTGAACTTGGTGGGGTCCGGGGTTTAGGATGGGTTTTGCGGCGTGATAGCTACGATATTGCCGGAGATTTATGGCCGGAAACCACTGTAAGCCACAGTGGATTTACGGGAACATCTCTGGTTTTTGACAGGGCTTCGGGGTATTGGGCCATTTTATTGACCAACCGAGTGCATTTTGGCAGGCAAACAGAGATTAATGATTTTCGCCGTCGTTTCCATAATGTTGCAGCAGCCTGCTTGTTCGGCTAA
- a CDS encoding O-antigen ligase family protein, protein MLAQNKSLHWIWLILIALYILSAPFEGYLVVPGFHGHSLVSLLQRLLFIPLPIITIYTITRYKDYRTIWPLGIITLWLMWVLITFLAFSPHTYYYLYYTWEQIAGVLLILSFWYLARFPTFSRLTTISSLLIYYVVTLIVSFWEIRTAHHLGHSSEGGIHPQPIPTAFFYGPNHLGAALALMFPFILFLFILKPSARSIFLSIVMALAGLYVLYKTGSRGGELALFMEFFGLVIILPRRYKPYAIVSLGVLLAIFAAGLWYVTHLPMQDKLPFALEKFRHLAHLFHPTIHKVTPTKGPGSLQIRLALLESGYHALLHHPWGLGPRGAERYYLYYVHHKSPFNTYGVIDAHNMWLEIAMDFGWLGIGLYVVFYTLLLRGLYRLRQHPDPVMRYFSWAGFISLIGFLVGSVSPSSVMIGFNIMWIVYGIAIMAMYQGTMFSPKSSRSNFPNRPH, encoded by the coding sequence TTGCTCGCGCAAAATAAATCTCTACACTGGATCTGGCTAATTCTTATCGCGCTGTACATTCTTAGTGCCCCCTTTGAAGGTTACCTAGTTGTTCCGGGCTTTCATGGTCATTCCCTTGTATCCTTGTTGCAACGTCTTCTTTTCATTCCGCTGCCAATCATCACCATCTATACCATTACCCGGTATAAAGATTATCGCACCATCTGGCCACTGGGAATCATTACTCTCTGGCTCATGTGGGTGCTCATCACTTTTCTCGCATTCAGTCCACACACGTATTATTATCTGTATTACACCTGGGAACAAATCGCCGGCGTCTTGCTGATTTTAAGTTTTTGGTATCTCGCGCGTTTCCCCACCTTTTCGCGTTTGACGACCATCAGCAGTTTACTGATTTATTATGTCGTGACCTTAATCGTCAGTTTCTGGGAAATTCGCACAGCACATCATTTGGGACACTCTAGTGAAGGAGGGATACATCCCCAACCGATTCCCACCGCCTTTTTTTATGGGCCAAACCACCTGGGGGCAGCGTTAGCGCTGATGTTTCCCTTCATTCTCTTTCTATTTATATTAAAACCCTCAGCCCGATCCATTTTTTTGAGTATCGTCATGGCTTTAGCAGGGCTCTACGTCCTTTATAAGACGGGAAGCCGGGGCGGAGAACTCGCATTATTCATGGAATTTTTCGGTCTTGTTATCATTTTACCGCGCCGGTACAAACCCTATGCGATTGTCAGTCTAGGCGTTTTGCTCGCAATATTCGCTGCCGGCTTGTGGTATGTCACGCATCTTCCTATGCAAGACAAATTGCCATTTGCGCTCGAGAAGTTCCGTCACCTCGCCCATTTATTCCATCCGACCATCCATAAAGTGACGCCAACCAAGGGACCGGGTTCCTTACAAATCCGTCTGGCGTTATTGGAAAGCGGATATCACGCCTTATTGCATCACCCTTGGGGTTTAGGTCCTCGGGGTGCTGAGCGGTATTATTTATATTATGTTCATCACAAAAGTCCCTTTAACACGTATGGTGTCATCGACGCCCATAACATGTGGTTAGAAATCGCGATGGATTTCGGCTGGTTAGGAATCGGGCTTTATGTCGTTTTTTATACGCTGCTTTTACGGGGCCTTTACCGCTTGCGCCAACATCCTGATCCGGTAATGCGCTATTTCTCTTGGGCAGGATTTATTTCGTTAATCGGTTTTTTGGTTGGATCTGTGTCGCCCTCTAGTGTGATGATTGGCTTCAATATTATGTGGATCGTCTATGGCATAGCCATTATGGCCATGTATCAAGGAACCATGTTTTCGCCCAAATCATCCCGTTCAAATTTCCCAAACCGCCCGCATTAA
- a CDS encoding carbohydrate ABC transporter permease, giving the protein MRQKYVVLSFITPAFVVYLLFIVYPFLESFRYSLYNWTGVGALTHFLGLRNYAYVLLSKQFSGYFWRAVFHNLYFFALSMILTLGIGLGLAVALMAISERRARWFQSIYFIPLVIPPVVVAYLWAIYLEPNYGLIADLGAMLHLHLLQLPFLGSESLALPTIAVITAWAGMGFPILVFLAALIDIPKDLYDAATIDGANAFHTFFSVTLPLIRPTIYTIMTLNFIGSFGTFDLIYILEGTQAGPNYATDVLGTLFYRTAFGGFGTTAQNMGLAAALAVVGFGLVMIASTVFVYLQKHAVIEY; this is encoded by the coding sequence GTGCGTCAAAAGTATGTCGTGTTAAGTTTCATTACTCCAGCATTTGTTGTGTATCTACTCTTCATAGTATATCCATTTTTGGAAAGTTTTCGGTATAGCTTATATAATTGGACTGGTGTTGGCGCTCTCACACATTTTCTTGGCCTCCGCAACTATGCTTATGTCTTACTGTCCAAGCAGTTTTCGGGATATTTTTGGCGGGCTGTCTTCCACAATCTATATTTCTTTGCGCTCTCAATGATTTTGACATTGGGAATTGGATTGGGCCTTGCTGTCGCATTAATGGCAATTTCTGAACGACGAGCTCGGTGGTTTCAGTCAATTTATTTTATACCGCTTGTGATTCCGCCGGTGGTAGTGGCCTATTTGTGGGCCATTTACTTAGAGCCGAATTATGGGTTGATAGCTGACTTAGGGGCGATGCTCCACCTCCACCTTCTCCAACTACCATTTTTGGGATCAGAGTCTTTAGCTCTGCCGACCATTGCAGTAATTACGGCTTGGGCAGGAATGGGATTTCCTATTTTGGTTTTTTTAGCGGCGTTAATCGATATACCTAAAGATTTATATGATGCAGCAACTATTGACGGAGCAAACGCGTTTCATACTTTCTTTTCGGTTACTCTGCCTCTTATTCGACCAACCATTTATACCATTATGACACTAAACTTCATTGGCAGTTTCGGCACATTTGATCTTATTTACATTTTAGAAGGCACGCAAGCAGGACCAAATTATGCGACAGATGTACTTGGCACATTATTTTATCGTACCGCCTTCGGAGGATTTGGTACCACGGCACAAAATATGGGTTTAGCAGCAGCACTGGCTGTGGTGGGATTTGGGTTGGTTATGATAGCATCCACAGTATTTGTATATTTGCAAAAACACGCTGTTATCGAGTATTAA
- a CDS encoding alpha/beta hydrolase family protein, whose translation MEEFIAKTSDGAEIETYFLPGGPLAVILCHGKAFDRDSFVEYGQTLQEEGYTVAIPNFRGYGRSTVGQEGVDAIEYDVIAVAKELEAKGHPAVALGASRGGGGVLRAVALNPNQFRAVITWSTVAVSDEVASRLGNIPKLFIVSESEMMHDQTLAVYREAPEPKMLKQIPGGRHAQKIWQGPDRDLIEQYVREFLKAL comes from the coding sequence ATGGAAGAATTTATTGCGAAAACTTCAGATGGAGCAGAAATTGAAACATATTTTCTCCCCGGAGGGCCCTTGGCCGTTATTTTATGTCATGGCAAGGCGTTTGACCGGGACAGTTTTGTCGAATATGGACAAACCTTGCAAGAAGAAGGCTACACCGTCGCTATTCCTAATTTTCGAGGTTACGGTCGTTCGACCGTGGGTCAAGAGGGCGTCGATGCTATTGAATATGATGTCATTGCCGTAGCCAAAGAACTTGAAGCCAAAGGGCATCCGGCCGTGGCTTTAGGAGCTTCTCGTGGCGGCGGCGGTGTCCTTCGCGCCGTTGCATTAAATCCGAATCAATTTCGCGCAGTCATTACCTGGTCCACGGTGGCGGTATCCGATGAGGTCGCTAGCCGGCTAGGCAATATTCCCAAATTGTTTATCGTTAGTGAGAGCGAAATGATGCACGATCAAACTTTGGCGGTATACCGGGAAGCACCCGAACCCAAAATGCTCAAGCAGATCCCAGGCGGCCGTCACGCTCAAAAAATTTGGCAAGGCCCTGATCGCGATCTCATTGAACAATACGTCCGTGAATTTTTGAAAGCATTATAA
- a CDS encoding ABC transporter substrate-binding protein, which produces MNGIRKGVIVASSLGLISGLAGCGSSFAQGPTTVTIWSWRSQDAGMWKKVQNALNKEGANIRIEFRAISPTSYDSVLQTAMDGGQGPDIFYGRAGIGTMDYAAAGMIRPLNRIVNFSEINPATLGAVTYRGQYYGVPLDVETMGIFYNKAMFKRYGLAVPHTWSQLIHICTVLKSHGITPIYSMGLQGWMLALDFDEIGATMMGNHFTRELVNRQATFQSAPYVNALSHYQALSKYMEPNFQAVGSADNEQQVALATGKAGMIFDGIFDVPTILQYNPHLQLGMFLVPPVNSHQHRRIDWYEDADLAMNSHITSSSVVKASKMILTYAATRAFGQDFSDIAGEISAVKGVQIPQKYPLSVEAYHWFQSRPINPIFDIRSAMDTPPVNAASVTSKTSKNPTLDKGIFTAESTYMLPLLEHKLTPKQAAKKIQRMVSWYFDQKK; this is translated from the coding sequence ATGAACGGAATTAGAAAAGGGGTTATTGTTGCAAGTTCTCTCGGATTAATATCTGGATTAGCGGGTTGTGGATCATCTTTTGCCCAAGGTCCTACGACTGTAACAATTTGGTCATGGCGTTCTCAAGACGCCGGAATGTGGAAAAAAGTACAGAACGCGTTGAATAAAGAAGGAGCTAATATTCGGATCGAATTTCGTGCAATTAGTCCCACGAGCTATGATTCTGTGCTTCAAACGGCAATGGATGGCGGCCAGGGCCCCGACATTTTCTACGGTCGGGCAGGGATAGGAACGATGGACTATGCTGCAGCGGGCATGATTAGACCGCTTAATAGGATTGTTAACTTTTCTGAAATAAATCCTGCTACGCTCGGGGCAGTTACCTACCGTGGACAATATTATGGGGTTCCTCTGGATGTAGAGACGATGGGAATATTTTATAACAAGGCCATGTTTAAGCGTTATGGGCTAGCTGTTCCACATACTTGGTCTCAATTAATTCATATTTGCACAGTATTGAAGAGTCATGGTATCACACCAATTTATTCTATGGGTCTGCAAGGTTGGATGCTAGCACTGGATTTTGATGAAATTGGTGCAACAATGATGGGCAATCACTTTACACGAGAATTGGTGAATCGGCAAGCAACATTTCAGTCGGCTCCGTATGTAAATGCACTATCCCATTACCAAGCGCTATCGAAATATATGGAACCAAATTTCCAAGCAGTAGGATCTGCGGACAACGAACAGCAGGTGGCTCTGGCGACTGGTAAGGCTGGAATGATTTTTGACGGAATTTTTGATGTACCAACTATACTCCAATATAATCCTCATTTGCAGTTAGGAATGTTTTTGGTTCCTCCTGTTAATAGCCATCAGCATCGACGCATTGACTGGTATGAAGATGCGGATTTAGCTATGAACAGTCATATTACTAGTTCGTCAGTCGTCAAGGCGTCTAAGATGATTTTGACCTATGCAGCTACACGGGCTTTTGGCCAGGATTTCTCCGACATTGCGGGGGAAATCTCAGCCGTAAAAGGCGTGCAAATTCCCCAAAAATATCCCTTGTCAGTTGAGGCTTATCACTGGTTTCAGTCCCGACCGATTAACCCTATTTTCGACATTCGTAGTGCAATGGATACACCACCCGTGAATGCGGCAAGTGTTACATCAAAAACCTCTAAGAATCCCACCCTCGACAAAGGCATCTTTACTGCAGAATCAACGTACATGTTGCCGTTGCTAGAGCATAAGTTAACCCCCAAGCAAGCTGCCAAAAAAATTCAGCGGATGGTGTCTTGGTATTTTGACCAGAAAAAATAG
- a CDS encoding GNAT family N-acetyltransferase, translating into MTRPISVQRAQPGMVKILGEMIDRVYRPEKTPGEGMPKEFPHLFHPDNAHNLFYAEINSIPVSMVAVLKQTAIIPGAHIPVASIGSVVTLPEYRGQKLATTILQSVFDVMEQEGQALCLISGDRDLYLRQGARKIGRMYTVHIDTAALARESSSDGAVRIIDAHRRQRYAPILAHIYQQENYRFQRRVDQMAILLDALWFKRPHFRQELFVIESESSIEGYLVVFVRESEPQHGVIMEWAGNRERMPWALAQVKRQMDLEHITFHIHAMDYWMQSVAMAQNWVMQEEPIQGTVKVANAAVLVHAYAAYLEEHGQDIISLQNLSGEALLSRLFGPPFEDSLNLPFILTDDLNYI; encoded by the coding sequence ATGACTCGGCCAATTTCAGTTCAGCGAGCCCAACCGGGGATGGTAAAAATTTTGGGAGAGATGATTGATCGTGTGTACCGACCCGAGAAAACGCCAGGAGAAGGAATGCCCAAGGAATTTCCGCATCTCTTTCATCCGGATAATGCGCACAATTTATTTTATGCCGAAATAAATTCTATCCCAGTGAGCATGGTTGCTGTATTGAAACAAACGGCGATTATTCCCGGAGCCCATATTCCTGTGGCATCGATTGGCAGTGTTGTGACTTTGCCGGAATATCGTGGCCAAAAATTGGCTACGACGATTTTACAATCGGTTTTTGATGTCATGGAGCAAGAAGGCCAAGCCCTATGTTTGATTTCAGGTGACCGGGATTTGTACCTCAGACAAGGCGCAAGAAAAATCGGCCGGATGTATACGGTCCATATCGATACTGCGGCCCTGGCCCGCGAATCTTCATCAGATGGTGCTGTGCGGATCATAGATGCCCATAGACGACAGCGTTATGCTCCCATTTTGGCGCACATCTACCAACAGGAAAATTACCGGTTTCAACGCCGTGTCGACCAGATGGCGATATTATTGGATGCCCTGTGGTTTAAGCGCCCGCATTTTCGTCAAGAACTGTTTGTGATCGAATCAGAATCTTCTATTGAGGGGTACCTTGTGGTGTTCGTCAGAGAATCCGAACCCCAGCATGGGGTGATTATGGAATGGGCTGGGAACCGTGAGCGAATGCCATGGGCTTTAGCGCAAGTCAAGAGGCAAATGGATCTCGAACATATCACCTTTCATATTCATGCGATGGATTATTGGATGCAATCGGTAGCGATGGCGCAAAACTGGGTGATGCAGGAAGAACCCATTCAAGGCACCGTTAAAGTGGCCAATGCTGCGGTGTTAGTTCATGCATATGCCGCGTATCTTGAGGAACACGGTCAAGACATTATCAGTCTTCAGAATCTTTCCGGCGAGGCGCTTTTAAGCCGTTTATTTGGACCACCCTTTGAAGACAGCTTAAATCTTCCCTTTATTTTGACTGACGATCTGAATTATATCTAG